The following proteins are co-located in the Haloplanus sp. HW8-1 genome:
- a CDS encoding CopG family ribbon-helix-helix protein, translating into MSVVSVSMPEELLNRIDQFADDHGYTGRSEVLREASRNLLGEFEDTKLEDRDLMGVVTVVFDYETTSVEEKMMHLRHEHEDIVASNFHSHVGGHHCMELFVLEGSLEEISTFVGKIRATKDTLTIDYSVLPVDDFGPLADMN; encoded by the coding sequence ATGAGTGTGGTCAGCGTCTCGATGCCGGAGGAGTTGCTTAACCGAATCGACCAGTTCGCGGACGATCACGGCTATACTGGTCGCAGTGAAGTACTTCGTGAGGCGAGTCGGAACCTCCTCGGTGAGTTCGAGGATACGAAACTCGAAGATCGAGACTTGATGGGTGTCGTCACGGTGGTCTTCGATTACGAAACGACAAGTGTCGAGGAAAAGATGATGCACCTCCGCCACGAGCACGAGGACATCGTCGCTTCGAACTTCCATAGCCACGTCGGCGGCCATCATTGCATGGAACTGTTCGTACTCGAAGGGTCGCTCGAAGAGATTTCGACGTTCGTCGGGAAGATTCGAGCGACGAAGGACACGCTCACAATCGACTACTCAGTGCTACCCGTCGACGACTTCGGCCCGCTGGCCGATATGAACTGA